The proteins below come from a single uncultured delta proteobacterium genomic window:
- a CDS encoding hypothetical protein (Evidence 5 : No homology to any previously reported sequences) — protein MPFTQREISDAVADVQGITAAAVTKGLKRGFVRIGPSGPASPVRLFSKFLARCMPLLLVVVCLGCAARTPAENAAILQAESLNYAGADASARATGIDNPSVIVPHANLDIVKVDGVSVKGTGIPGERVAFVAPGTRTLSVLIDTGMSVGHSTSHTSGRISGGMGVSSKVVLPENTITFTFEEGKHYTLDYDMGWSSTQFLFKEIPDTHAKADIPGYLREYAAQVARRQAAAKADAERLASYLPFSRQNPALLEGKWSTGEGGKELEFSGNAVTYTGAKSVLISSRPGLEGTFIFDRDTIVTHWEKYHAVLKTITRAERPDVFPQAVWYYTLDGDTLEIKHGGWTPQDIGGTYRRVRQAR, from the coding sequence ATGCCATTCACACAACGGGAAATATCCGACGCCGTGGCGGACGTGCAAGGGATTACGGCGGCCGCCGTCACCAAGGGGCTGAAACGCGGCTTCGTCCGTATCGGGCCGTCCGGCCCCGCATCCCCGGTGAGGCTTTTCTCCAAGTTTTTAGCGCGGTGCATGCCGCTCCTGCTTGTCGTTGTCTGCCTGGGGTGCGCGGCGCGCACACCCGCCGAGAACGCGGCGATACTTCAGGCCGAGAGCCTGAACTACGCGGGCGCGGACGCCTCCGCCCGGGCAACCGGCATCGACAACCCGAGCGTCATCGTGCCGCATGCGAACCTGGATATCGTCAAAGTTGACGGCGTATCCGTGAAAGGAACCGGCATACCGGGGGAAAGGGTCGCCTTTGTCGCTCCGGGCACGCGCACGCTCTCCGTTCTTATCGATACGGGCATGTCCGTCGGGCACAGCACGAGCCACACCTCCGGACGCATAAGCGGCGGCATGGGGGTTTCCTCCAAAGTCGTGCTGCCCGAGAATACCATTACGTTCACTTTTGAAGAGGGCAAGCACTACACCCTGGATTACGATATGGGCTGGAGCAGCACGCAGTTTCTTTTCAAGGAGATACCCGACACGCATGCAAAGGCCGACATTCCCGGGTACCTGCGGGAATACGCCGCCCAGGTTGCGCGGCGGCAAGCCGCCGCAAAGGCGGATGCGGAACGGTTGGCGTCGTATTTGCCTTTTTCCCGGCAAAACCCGGCGTTGCTGGAGGGAAAATGGAGCACCGGCGAAGGCGGCAAGGAACTGGAGTTTTCCGGGAACGCCGTAACGTATACGGGCGCAAAATCCGTATTGATCAGCAGCAGGCCGGGGCTTGAAGGCACATTCATCTTTGACCGGGATACGATCGTGACGCATTGGGAGAAATACCATGCCGTGCTGAAAACGATAACTCGGGCTGAGAGGCCTGATGTATTCCCGCAAGCGGTCTGGTACTATACGCTGGACGGCGATACGCTGGAAATAAAGCACGGCGGGTGGACGCCGCAGGATATAGGCGGCACGTACAGAAGGGTCCGGCAGGCGCGCTGA
- a CDS encoding hypothetical protein (Evidence 5 : No homology to any previously reported sequences) — MAILVLGPTSVGKSSYIAMLRQDGKTVTPSFGVDIAASGVPDDGYIHYNILHRYLSCNGPVIGDGYVTTPPDALLQESILHEIISSGRVTEAIVLVAPVNELAARIQARQVVEEGDGKRYDAAFWLDVLAVADIFRLYELFFALFETRKIPYRVLFSTSADGQHAFLPTDRVFVHKHLKGQPCAVPLRESVQAVADSPFVEYQTVELPHAVTTPSKYGHLDDRDNFLSLLPDALAGKSVLDIGCAIGGLLIAAERLGAKPGVGVELNSKRYNGAMLVGRLLHTENTYHKADFLELPLRDAFDYVFCLNVIHHIEEYFAFLRKASALTKRAFILEYPTLADQRYAACHTLSPELVGLLEQQPLIGVSSATVDQTYTFTEKAMDAILFEKIGGFRGKETRPSSIEGRVLSVYYK; from the coding sequence ATGGCTATTCTCGTTCTTGGGCCGACTTCTGTTGGGAAAAGCTCCTATATCGCGATGCTGCGGCAAGACGGGAAGACTGTTACACCGTCTTTCGGCGTTGACATCGCGGCATCGGGCGTTCCGGATGACGGGTATATACACTACAACATTCTTCACAGATATCTCTCCTGCAACGGCCCCGTCATAGGGGACGGCTACGTGACGACGCCTCCGGACGCTCTTTTGCAAGAGAGCATTCTTCATGAAATCATATCCTCTGGGCGGGTCACCGAAGCAATCGTTCTTGTCGCGCCGGTCAATGAGCTTGCGGCCCGGATACAAGCGCGGCAGGTCGTGGAAGAGGGAGACGGCAAGCGCTACGACGCCGCGTTCTGGCTTGATGTTTTGGCGGTGGCGGACATCTTCCGGTTGTATGAGCTTTTTTTTGCGCTTTTTGAAACACGGAAAATCCCCTATCGCGTGCTGTTTTCCACGAGCGCCGACGGGCAGCACGCATTTCTCCCCACCGACCGGGTTTTTGTGCATAAACACCTGAAAGGGCAGCCGTGCGCGGTGCCTCTCCGGGAAAGCGTCCAGGCCGTTGCCGACTCCCCCTTTGTCGAATACCAGACGGTGGAACTTCCCCATGCGGTTACAACGCCGAGCAAATACGGGCACCTTGACGACAGGGACAATTTTTTATCGCTCTTGCCGGATGCCCTGGCCGGGAAATCGGTGCTCGACATCGGATGCGCCATCGGCGGCCTCCTGATCGCCGCGGAACGCCTGGGCGCCAAGCCGGGCGTGGGCGTTGAGCTGAACTCCAAGCGGTATAACGGCGCCATGCTCGTCGGGAGACTGTTGCACACCGAGAATACCTACCATAAAGCCGATTTTCTGGAGCTTCCGCTGCGCGATGCCTTTGATTACGTCTTCTGCCTCAACGTCATCCACCACATAGAAGAATATTTCGCCTTTCTCCGCAAAGCGTCCGCGCTGACGAAACGCGCGTTTATCCTCGAATATCCCACATTGGCCGATCAACGGTATGCGGCCTGCCACACCCTTTCCCCCGAACTCGTCGGCCTCTTGGAGCAGCAGCCCCTTATCGGCGTCTCATCCGCAACGGTTGACCAGACGTATACCTTCACGGAAAAAGCCATGGATGCCATACTCTTTGAAAAAATAGGCGGATTTCGCGGAAAGGAAACCCGGCCGTCAAGCATTGAGGGCCGGGTTTTATCCGTTTACTATAAGTAG
- a CDS encoding hypothetical protein (Evidence 5 : No homology to any previously reported sequences) — MEAAAHIKELGVKTPIIALTANAMAHDKERYLRDGMDGYLPKPFVESELWQCLLKYLQPEEQTSHTTRPAHAAPFADEDGPVRENGRKVVDEALAVQRLAGNVALYEKVKNDFLETSHGMLAEFDEALSGSDGDTARRICHTMAGLAGTLGAAELQEAARNMECALLHGMSSQIPGMVGFFKK, encoded by the coding sequence GTGGAAGCGGCGGCGCACATAAAAGAGCTGGGAGTGAAAACGCCCATAATCGCCTTAACCGCGAATGCCATGGCGCACGATAAAGAGCGGTACTTACGGGACGGCATGGACGGCTATTTGCCGAAACCGTTCGTGGAATCCGAACTGTGGCAGTGCCTTCTGAAGTACCTGCAGCCGGAGGAACAGACTTCCCACACCACCCGGCCCGCGCATGCCGCGCCATTCGCGGATGAAGACGGCCCCGTGCGCGAAAACGGCCGGAAGGTTGTTGATGAAGCCTTGGCGGTGCAACGGCTTGCCGGGAACGTTGCGTTGTACGAAAAGGTCAAAAATGACTTTCTTGAAACGTCGCACGGCATGCTGGCGGAATTTGACGAAGCGTTATCCGGATCCGATGGCGATACGGCACGGCGTATTTGCCATACGATGGCAGGTCTTGCCGGGACGCTGGGGGCGGCGGAGCTTCAGGAAGCCGCGCGGAACATGGAATGCGCGCTACTCCATGGTATGTCATCGCAGATTCCCGGCATGGTTGGGTTTTTCAAAAAATGA
- a CDS encoding hypothetical protein (Evidence 5 : No homology to any previously reported sequences), with protein sequence MQLFGQISLLQTLWNTPSFGVGNASGPSMTFPELALQEKGVSFPADSGSVTIEGFLLTVSMDGVKFTGPYTPNAIMAEMTFFLAGLVWNEMAEIRSGMKSADALPVAKGFHPLCDWCEFNANCPRFEGVTAPQMELELERLDFLKQEKSLAENRVRQAEAICKTLFSAVSPNGDWVSAKTRRFRVASCGGKRTLDTDKLQSELVRKLGTQEAESLLSRVYRTGEPYERLLVSPISP encoded by the coding sequence ATGCAACTCTTCGGTCAGATAAGCTTACTGCAGACCCTCTGGAATACGCCGTCCTTTGGGGTCGGCAACGCATCCGGGCCGTCCATGACGTTCCCGGAGCTCGCTCTTCAGGAGAAAGGCGTATCCTTTCCTGCCGACAGCGGCAGCGTGACCATCGAAGGCTTTCTCCTCACCGTCTCCATGGACGGGGTCAAATTTACGGGTCCATACACGCCCAATGCGATTATGGCCGAAATGACCTTCTTCCTCGCCGGTCTGGTCTGGAATGAAATGGCCGAAATACGCTCGGGGATGAAATCCGCCGATGCGCTTCCTGTCGCCAAGGGATTCCATCCGCTCTGCGATTGGTGCGAGTTCAACGCAAACTGCCCCCGCTTTGAAGGCGTCACCGCGCCGCAGATGGAACTGGAACTCGAGCGCCTGGATTTCCTGAAACAGGAAAAATCCCTCGCGGAAAACCGCGTTCGGCAGGCAGAAGCCATCTGCAAAACCCTGTTCAGCGCCGTCAGCCCGAACGGAGATTGGGTATCCGCCAAAACCAGACGGTTCCGCGTGGCTTCCTGCGGTGGCAAGCGGACCCTGGATACCGACAAGCTCCAGTCCGAACTGGTTCGGAAATTGGGGACACAGGAGGCGGAATCTTTGCTCTCCCGGGTCTACCGCACAGGCGAACCTTATGAGCGGCTGCTCGTCAGTCCGATTTCTCCGTAG
- a CDS encoding putative toxin Y4kP (Evidence 3 : Function proposed based on presence of conserved amino acid motif, structural feature or limited homology) produces MPSGASMPNSPRFRIQWLRIALKDLGAIGKYLQREAGTEIAEGVVATLWEHAQSLRTTPERARPGRVPDTRELVLTDYPYFIAFRVRKNAVQILRVLHTSRQYPSSTEKSD; encoded by the coding sequence TTGCCCAGTGGGGCGTCAATGCCGAATAGTCCCCGGTTTCGTATCCAGTGGCTCCGGATTGCCCTGAAAGACTTGGGAGCCATCGGTAAATATTTACAGCGGGAAGCAGGGACGGAAATTGCCGAAGGGGTTGTCGCAACTCTCTGGGAACATGCCCAAAGTTTACGAACCACTCCGGAACGTGCAAGGCCCGGCAGAGTTCCGGATACACGCGAGCTCGTACTGACGGATTATCCGTATTTCATTGCCTTTCGGGTCAGAAAGAATGCCGTGCAAATACTCCGTGTTCTCCACACATCGCGGCAGTATCCCTCTTCTACGGAGAAATCGGACTGA
- a CDS encoding conserved hypothetical protein (Evidence 4 : Homologs of previously reported genes of unknown function), with the protein MATVTARIDEDTQKRLEHLATATQRSRSWLVSEAVRRYVDEEGWQIAAIEEGVRQADAGDFATDQEVKAAFAQWGVNAE; encoded by the coding sequence ATGGCTACTGTGACTGCACGTATTGATGAGGACACCCAGAAACGCCTGGAACACTTGGCGACAGCAACGCAACGCTCGCGCTCGTGGTTGGTCTCGGAAGCTGTTCGGCGATATGTGGATGAGGAAGGCTGGCAAATAGCCGCTATTGAAGAAGGCGTCAGGCAGGCGGATGCCGGCGATTTTGCCACCGACCAGGAAGTGAAGGCCGCGTTTGCCCAGTGGGGCGTCAATGCCGAATAG
- a CDS encoding CobS protein, putative (fragment), with translation MPNTLSILQSLTQVDFDAGAVFSGSPSKKMVKGYATPSAFTPIVDPNYIFHEHSRDLVVWFTGQTDPLYVYGPTGCGKTSVIKQLAAKLNYPVFEVTGHSRLEFPEFIGHHVVRQGSMEFEYGPLAMKFGGILLLNGAPR, from the coding sequence ATGCCAAACACACTTTCCATCCTGCAGTCACTCACTCAGGTTGATTTCGACGCCGGGGCCGTGTTCAGTGGTTCACCGTCAAAGAAAATGGTCAAAGGCTATGCAACGCCATCAGCATTCACACCGATTGTCGATCCGAACTACATCTTCCACGAGCACAGCCGCGACCTGGTGGTCTGGTTCACGGGCCAGACGGATCCGCTCTATGTCTACGGTCCAACCGGGTGTGGCAAAACCAGTGTCATCAAGCAGCTTGCAGCCAAGCTCAATTACCCCGTCTTTGAGGTAACCGGCCATTCCCGCCTGGAATTTCCGGAATTCATCGGCCACCACGTCGTGCGCCAGGGAAGCATGGAATTCGAATACGGCCCCCTGGCCATGAAGTTCGGCGGGATCCTGCTCCTGAACGGTGCGCCGCGATAG